The following proteins come from a genomic window of Solea solea chromosome 3, fSolSol10.1, whole genome shotgun sequence:
- the LOC131456452 gene encoding uncharacterized protein LOC131456452 — protein MGVVLFTLAPPATAFSRGASHTSCQEMIPHHIRAHPQDPPHSYVTLRASASSYLPGQFITVTVRSSRDFMGFLLQARSVGRAGAGVEARASDEVGVRGGSRSSRIGPVLVGGSWTFTPPGTHTLRCLSEGDTLTHSDKQLKRNLSFVWRAPDVPMGDIRFYITVVQSYFVYWAGIKSEVVRDGSQKLWNGRKTTEKDGGTFAEQEDEWTGPTVSTASIPPTPPLVPTTSSYSLGSSYSIDSSVTPSFSGSPLSTSPHLGPSPAPLRSLYNSLLPSPSPMPSQKLTQGESSKIQKHLVPSDPEANLTPPTQRTVVHQIPDPHPKLDPNIKLNRGDELKPNHPNTDTKQKHPSNPSGTPDKEGKYPDIIPRHSAWELGMLLGCSAGLGMVLVVVVRYMYRQACGKRTGVTLNDREREYERGERGLIHVQECGDLVRVRRIRENSFVLLAEYDILASPGD, from the exons ATGGGTGTGGTTTTATTCACACTGGCTCCGCCCGCCACTGCATTTTCCCGTGGTGCCAGCCACACCTCCTGCCAGGAAATGATTCCCCACCACATCCGTGCACATCCCCAGGACCCGCCGCACAGCTACGTCACCCTGCGTGCCTCCGCCTCATCTTACCTGCCTGGACAGTTCATCACAG TGACTGTCAGAAGCTCTCGGGACTTTATGGGTTTCCTGCTCCAGGCTCGCAGTGTGGGCAGAGCCGGAGCTGGAGTTGAGGCCAGGGCCAGCGATGAAGTTGGAGTAAGAGGAGGTTCCAGGTCCTCAAGAATTGGCCCAGTGCTGGTGGGTGGTTCCTGGACCTTCACTCCTCCCGGCACCCACACCCTGCGCTGCCTGTCAGAGGGCGACACCCTCACCCACTCTGACAAACAGCTGAAGAGGAACCTTTCGTTTGTGTGGAGAGCTCCTGACGTTCCCATGGGAGACATACGGTTCTA CATCACGGTGGTTCAGTCATACTTTGTGTACTGGGCGGGGATCAAGTCTGAAGTGGTGCGTGATGGGAGTCAGAAACTGTGGAATGGGaggaaaaccacagagaaaGATGGAGGAACATTTGCAGAGCAGGAAGATGAATGGACTGGTCCGACTG TTTCTACTGCGTCCATCCCTCCTACACCTCCTCTAGTTCCCACAACATCTTCTTACTCACTGGGTTCCTCATATTCCATTGACTCATCCGTCACCCCTTCATTTTCAGGGTCCCCTCTGTCGACCTCCCCTCACCTAGGACCCTCTCCAGCTCCCCTTCGCTCTCTCTACAACTCCCTCTTACCCTCTCCTTCCCCTATGCCCTCCCAGAAACTAACACAAGGTGAAAGTTCGAAGATCCAGAAGCACCTTGTCCCATCTGATCCTGAGGCCAACCTCACCCCACCAACACAAAGAACAGTTGTTCACCAAATCCCGGATCCCCATCCAAAGCTCGATCCAAATATCAAACTAAATCGAGGTGATGAGTTAAAACCAAACCACCCAAACACTGatactaaacaaaaacatccttcTAATCCCTCTGGAACCCCAGACAAAGAAGGGAAGTATCCGGACATTATCCCCAGACACAGTGCCTGGGAGCTTGGCATGCTGCTGGGCTGCTCAGCTGGCTTAGGGATGGTGCTGGTGGTTGTGGTTCGGTACATGTACCGTCAGGCCTGCGGTAAACGGACGGGGGTGACTCTGaatgacagggagagagagtacgagagaggggagagagggctGATCCACGTCCAGGAGTGTGGCGATTTGGTCAGAGTCCGGAGAATCCGGGAGAACAGTTTTGTGCTTCTGGCAGAGTACGATATTCTGGCATCACCTGGAGACTAA
- the LOC131456376 gene encoding uncharacterized protein LOC131456376: MMCVWTSLVLVLVLSLTPTLISSTGLVPGVSLYEVVWDHSETLAESILRSSSVLSGLQSGHLTKRCYVNFLQQEALYLHSASSTLEAMIGRLQESGDVRSLLQDTLTHYSSRNLSLAPTPSPPPPLWLQFSLQSLRSVVQDEPVYWLVALSARASLRSFLVEELLNDRPGPRLTPETAGDALFQEWSKESLKEVTWTRRFKGVLDEHQSNTDVYKAINIFRDHMMNQKSFYKAVDCEAADEEE; encoded by the exons ATGATGTGTGTTTGGACCTCGcttgtcctcgtcctcgtcctctccCTGACCCCGACTTTGATCTCCTCCACAG GTCTGGTTCCCGGTGTGAGTCTGTACGAGGTCGTGTGGGATCACAGCGAGACGTTAGCGGAGTCCATTCTCCGCTCGTCCTCCGTCCTCTCTGGACTGCAGTCGGGTCACCTGACCAAACGCTGCTATGTCAACTTCCTCCAGCAGGAGGCGCTCTACCTGCACAGTGCCAGCAGCAccctggag GCCATGATTGGTCGTCTCCAGGAGTCAGGTGACGTGCGCTCACTGCTGcaggacacactgacacactacAGCAGCAGGAACCTG AGCCTCGCTCCTACcccatcacctcctcctcctctgtggctccaGTTCTCCCTGCAGTCGCTCCGCTCCGTGGTTCAGGACGAGCCCGTGTACTGGCTGGTGGCGCTGTCAGCCCGCGCCTCCCTCCGCAGCTTCCtggtggaggagctgctgaATGACCGACCTGGTCCTCGGCTGACGCCGGAGACTGCGGGCGACGCCCTCTTCCAGGAGTGGAGCAAAGAGAGTCTGAAGGAAGTCACCTGGACgcgcag GTTTAAAGGCGTGTTGGACGAACACCAGAGCAACACGGACGTGTATAAAGCCATCAACATCTTCAGAGATCACATGATGAACCAGAAGAGTTTCTACAAAGCTGT agaCTGTGAAGCTGCTGATGAAGAGGAGTGA